The proteins below are encoded in one region of Nitrospira sp.:
- the lolD gene encoding lipoprotein-releasing system ATP-binding protein LolD: MIKVVDLTKSFPMNGRDLVVLRGLNLEIGRGEFIAIVGASGAGKSTLMHILGTLEKPTRGTVTFDGRDVFRMAEQEQAEFRNRKIGFVFQFHHLLPEFTAYENACLPAIIQGRPADQIEVEATALLKEVGLAERLHHKPGELSGGEQQRVAVARALMQRPELVLADEPTGNLDTHTGDEVFNLMRQLNRSRGTTFIIVTHNPKLSAQADRILQMEDGQIV; the protein is encoded by the coding sequence GTGATTAAAGTCGTCGATCTCACCAAGTCCTTTCCGATGAACGGGCGGGACCTTGTTGTCCTACGCGGGCTGAATCTCGAAATCGGCCGCGGTGAGTTCATCGCTATCGTGGGGGCGTCCGGTGCCGGGAAAAGCACGCTCATGCACATCCTGGGGACGCTGGAAAAGCCAACCCGAGGAACCGTCACCTTCGATGGCCGCGACGTGTTTCGGATGGCCGAACAAGAGCAGGCTGAATTCCGGAATCGCAAAATCGGCTTCGTATTCCAATTTCACCACCTGCTTCCCGAATTCACCGCTTACGAGAATGCGTGCCTCCCAGCCATTATTCAAGGCCGCCCTGCGGATCAGATCGAAGTCGAGGCTACCGCGCTACTGAAAGAAGTGGGCCTCGCGGAACGCCTGCACCATAAGCCGGGCGAGTTGTCCGGCGGTGAGCAGCAGCGGGTTGCCGTGGCCCGCGCGCTCATGCAACGGCCTGAGCTTGTGCTGGCCGACGAACCAACCGGGAACCTCGACACGCACACCGGCGATGAGGTGTTCAATCTAATGCGGCAACTCAATCGCAGCCGCGGCACCACTTTTATCATCGTCACACACAATCCCAAGCTCTCCGCACAGGCCGACCGCATTCTCCAGATGGAAGACGGCCAAATCGTGTAG
- the lolE gene encoding ABC transporter permease — protein sequence MPVPYEVFIGLRYLRAKRRQRTISLNTFVSVTGITLGVAALIGTLGIMTGFKEDVQAKIIGTTSHIIVQDRTKDAMSDYDSLVQNILHVPNVVAATPFIYKQVLLSSQSGVQGIVLRGIDPKREGTVTELGRNLKVGKLEDLSKQTMLNLPTGSDGETEPTPKPGIILGKELALRLGAFVGDAINVVSPVGPVSAVSITPKIRTYAVVGLFESGMYEYDSSLAYISIDDAQRFFNLGTTVTGIEIKVTDIFKAGDVAREIEHSLGFPYSARDWMQLNRNLFSALKLEKTMMYLLLVLITIVASFNIVSTLTMIVTEKQKEIAILKAMGATRKAIMRIFMLNGLIIGLSGTLLGIPLGYAFLWFIQHYWTFDPTVYYISRIPVHVQAVDVVLVSMTAILISFAATVFPSLQASKLDPAAALRYE from the coding sequence GTGCCAGTTCCCTACGAGGTCTTCATCGGATTGCGCTATCTCCGGGCTAAGCGCCGCCAGCGCACGATTTCACTCAATACCTTCGTCTCGGTCACCGGCATCACACTGGGGGTGGCCGCGCTCATCGGGACGCTTGGGATCATGACGGGCTTCAAGGAGGACGTACAGGCTAAGATTATCGGCACCACGTCCCACATTATCGTGCAAGATCGCACGAAAGACGCCATGAGTGACTACGATTCGCTCGTCCAGAACATCCTGCACGTGCCGAACGTGGTGGCCGCGACGCCGTTTATTTATAAACAGGTGCTCCTGAGCAGCCAATCCGGAGTCCAAGGCATCGTCCTGCGGGGAATCGACCCCAAACGCGAAGGGACGGTGACAGAGTTGGGGCGGAACCTGAAGGTGGGTAAGCTCGAAGACCTCTCCAAACAGACCATGCTCAATCTGCCCACCGGGTCGGACGGAGAAACCGAACCAACGCCCAAACCCGGCATCATTCTCGGCAAGGAATTGGCGCTTCGACTTGGCGCATTTGTAGGCGACGCGATCAACGTCGTCTCGCCGGTGGGACCGGTCAGCGCCGTCAGCATCACACCGAAAATCAGAACCTACGCCGTGGTCGGGCTGTTCGAATCGGGCATGTACGAATACGATTCCTCCCTCGCCTACATCTCAATCGACGACGCCCAGAGATTTTTCAATCTCGGCACGACCGTGACGGGCATCGAGATCAAAGTTACCGACATCTTCAAAGCCGGGGACGTCGCGCGTGAAATCGAGCATTCCCTGGGCTTTCCCTACTCCGCACGGGATTGGATGCAATTGAACCGCAATTTATTCTCGGCACTTAAGCTTGAAAAAACCATGATGTATCTGCTGCTCGTCCTGATCACGATTGTGGCCTCCTTCAACATCGTGAGTACCCTCACAATGATCGTTACGGAAAAGCAAAAGGAAATCGCGATTCTCAAGGCGATGGGAGCCACGCGAAAAGCCATCATGCGGATTTTCATGCTGAACGGCCTGATCATTGGCCTGTCCGGCACGCTTCTCGGCATCCCCTTGGGCTACGCCTTTCTATGGTTCATACAACACTATTGGACCTTCGATCCCACGGTGTATTACATCAGCCGCATTCCAGTACACGTTCAGGCGGTGGACGTGGTCCTGGTGTCCATGACGGCGATCCTCATCAGTTTTGCCGCCACCGTTTTTCCCTCGCTGCAGGCGTCGAAGCTCGACCCGGCCGCAGCGTTGCGGTATGAGTGA